One Etheostoma cragini isolate CJK2018 chromosome 6, CSU_Ecrag_1.0, whole genome shotgun sequence DNA window includes the following coding sequences:
- the khdc4 gene encoding KH homology domain-containing protein 4 isoform X2 — MSYCGTQNGGRRSKWDQPGPGSGGMGEAEAAPTGALDAAAAVAAKINAMLVAKGKLKPSQIGIPGPPDKSICIGKPPVPTKAKDDLVVAEVEINDVPITCRNLLTRGQTQDEISKVSGAAVSTRGRYMTAEEKGKALPGDRPLYLHVQGQTRELVDRAVNRIKEIITNGVVKAATASSSSSPFTPSGASVTVYQQHNPPPSSLPPMTHHKPHFQSGMHYVQDKIFVGLEHAILGFVVKERVEGPGCSYLQHIQAETGAKVFLRGKGSGCLEPASGREAFEPMYIYISHPKPDGLAAAKILCENLLQTVHAEYSRFLNQMSSMMPTQQGFAQPPVVNGMPPQPPYYPPAGYQPGYAMPVPPPQPQPVSLPYTIPPPIHPSAPAGVPPQYSLPPVPAHSLAPAHAAASGTMPQTLPPVPFPPSAAAPPKAPPPAAPVNPPQKRRFTEEIPDERNSGLLGYQHGPIHMTNLGAGFPVGSSETTGPPPQSSSGPPSERDSRQLMPPPLLTVNGVRPKMEEKRAPQGPVGKGIILWTHKSLPKSKSTVRGTMDFALYKITPWPLQQIFTVIFAKAF; from the exons ATGTCATATTGTGGAACCCAAAACGGCGG CCGCCGCAGCAAATGGGACCAGCCCGGCCCTGGCTCTGGTGGGATGGGGGAGGCAGAAGCAGCACCCACCGGGGCTCTGGATGCTGCAGCTGCGGTGGCTGCCAAGATTAATGCTATGTTGGTAGCTAAGGGCAAACTCAAACCCTCGCAGATAGGCATCCCGGGACCACCTGATAAG TCTATATGTATTGGGAAGCCGCCAGTGCCAACAAAAGCCAAAGATGACTTGGTTGTAGCTGAGGTTGAGATCAATGATGTCCCAATTACCTGTCGTAATCTGCTAACACGCGGACAAACACAGGATGAG ATCAGTAAGGTTAGCGGCGCTGCAGTTTCAACCAGAGGCCGTTACATGACAGCAGAAGAGAAAGGCAAAGCGCTACCAGG GGATCGACCTCTGTATCTGCATGTCCAAGGACAGACTAGAGAGCTCGTCGACA GGGCAGTTAATAGAATCAAGGAGATCATCACCAATGGTGTGGTGAAGGCTGCAACTGCCTCATCATCTTCTTCACCGTTCACCCCTAGTGGGGCATCAGTCACAGTTTACCAGCAGCATAACCCGCCTCCTTCATCGCTGCCTCCCATGACCCATCACAAACCACACTTTCAGTCCGGG ATGCATTACGTTCAAGATAAAATCTTTGTGGGCCTGGAGCATGCTATCCTTGGGTTTGTGGTCAAAGAGCGGGTTGAGGGTCCTGGCTGTTCGTACCTGCAACATATTCAGGCTGAGACTGGGGCCAAAGTCTTCCTCAGAGGAAAAGGATCAGGCTGTTTGGAACCTGCCTCTGGACGAGAGGCCTTTGAACCCATGTACATCTACATTAG TCATCCTAAACCAGACGGACTCGCGGCAGCAAAAATCTTGTGTGAGAACCTGCTTCAGACG GTTCATGCAGAGTACTCTCGTTTCCTCAATCAAATGAGCTCAATGATGCCAACGCAACAAG GCTTTGCACAGCCTCCAGTGGTGAATGGGATGCCTCCTCAACCTCCTTACTACCCCCCTGCTGGATACCAGCCAGGCTACGCCATGCCTGTACCACCACCTCAGCCACAACCTGTCTCCCTACCTTACACTATCCCACCTCCTATACATCCCAGTGCACCTGCAGGCGTGCCTCCTCAGTACTCCCTCCCCCCTGTTCCCGCTCACTCCCTCGCTCCAGCTCATGCCGCTGCTTCAGGCACTATGCCACAG ACTCTTCCTCCTGTACCTTTTCCTCCATCAGCTGCAGCGCCACCCAAAGCTCCACCTCCTGCCGCTCCAGTCAACCCACCACAGAAAAGACGTTTCACAGAGGAGATCCCAGATGAGAGGAACAGCGGCCTACTCGGATACCAG CATGGACCCATTCATATGACTAATTTAGGTGCAGGCTTCCCAGTGGGCAGCTCCGAGACTACAGGACCCCCACCACAGAGTTCCTCTGGCCCACCGAGTGAGAGGGACAG TAGGCAGCTAATGCCTCCACCTCTGCTGACTGTGAATGGAGTGAGACCcaagatggaggaaaaaagggCACCACAAGGCCCCGTGGGTAAGGGTATTATCCTGTGGACTCACAAATCCCTGCCCAAATCCAAATCCACAGTCAGGGGGACTATGGATTT TGCTCTTTATAAGATAACACCATGGCCTTTACAACAGatatttactgttatttttgcCAAAGCATTTTAA
- the zbtb7b gene encoding zinc finger and BTB domain-containing protein 7B isoform X3 — MDAVRQTLPRLKLTVPMPMKTGKVAMSPGEDGLIGIPFPEHSNELLSHLNDQRRTGLLCDLTLTSRGARYPTHRSVMAAVSLYFRRLFGAEEGGGEGGGGFSVCQLDCVAPDALDALLEFAYTATLTIPSSGMRDVLRGAQLLGIQCVADACRDILGETAQAEGETAEEQRAHHTATERMVRGESRVERGSRRKTDKKKVKKVGSHHINSSVLNPPPASPVTHPSPVSDSLRSLPSTQPPSPEQEELRFKSRQNGDPSAIKKPGRGATLNGGLLHWLHERPHIAHPPPVPPLNDKLSEDEDMEIFGDDGMLMESTSLPTSVAVRRAAASAAGGGRKRKSQTPQQCPVCQKIIHGAGKLPRHMRTHTGEKPFQCSACGVRFTRNDKLKIHMRKHTGERPYPCPHCPARFLHSYDLKNHLSLHSGARPFECPLCHKAFAREDHLQRHRKGHSCLELRTRRPRRGAEFGEDGSEDGGGREQSNPLEAPSLQAHSSALFPRAMLGDGSGSSIGPPLMFQGDVERERSLAFQALAQLVPHRLAGYPELFLRGQELRGGREAEGEDPGGTHSPDAQRDRWADEVEEELGEEEAEEEE; from the exons ATGGATGCCGTGAGACAAACGCTACCTCGTCTCAAGCTGACTGTGCCCATGCCCATGAAGACTGGGAAG GTGGCAATGTCTCCAGGAGAGGACGGTCTGATTGGGATCCCCTTCCCGGAGCACAGCAACGAGCTCTTGTCCCACCTAAATGACCAGAGGAGGACAGGACTACTCTGTGACCTGACTCTGACATCCCGCGGGGCTCGCTACCCAACTCATCgctctgtcatggccgccgtcaGTCTCTACTTCCGCCGGCTGTTCGGAGCAGAGGAGGGGGGCGGCGAGGGCGGAGGAGGTTTTAGCGTATGCCAGCTGGACTGTGTGGCACCCGACGCTCTGGACGCTCTGCTGGAGTTTGCCTACACTGCCACCCTGACCATCCCTAGCTCTGGGATGAGAGATGTGCTGCGAGGGGCTCAGCTTCTGGGCATCCAGTGTGTTGCTGACGCGTGCAGAGACATCCTGGGGGAGACGGCTCAGGCGGAGGGGGAGACGGCAGAGGAACAGAGAGCCCATCACACAGCCACTGAGAGGATggtgagaggagagagcaggGTGGAGAGAGGGTCCCgaagaaaaactgacaaaaagaaGGTGAAAAAAGTAGGGTCACATCACATCAACTCCTCGGTTTTGAACCCACCGCCTGCTTCTCCCGTCACGCACCCTTCGCCTGTGTCCGACAGCCTTCGCTCCCTGCCGTCTACCCAGCCTCCGAGCCCTGAACAGGAGGAGCTTCGCTTCAAATCCAGGCAGAACGGAGATCCCAGTGCGATCAAAAAGCCAGGTAGAGGGGCCACACTAAATGGTGGGCTTCTTCACTGGCTGCATGAGCGCCCCCATATAGCCCATCCTCCGCCTGTCCCACCCTTGAATGACAAGCTGTCAGAGGATGAGGACATGGAGATTTTTGGCGACGATGGTATGCTGATGGAAAGCACCTCCTTACCTACCTCGGTAGCTGTTCGAAGAGCGGCGGCATCAGCAGCAGGAggtgggaggaagagaaagtCTCAGACGCCCCAGCAGTGCCCTGTTTGTCAGAAGATCATCCATGGAGCAGGAAAACTGCCCCGACACATGAGGacacacactggagagaagccctTCCAGTGCTCTGCTTGCGGAGTCCGTTTCACCCG gAATGATAAGTTGAAGATCCACATGAGGAAACACACTGGTGAGCGTCCTTACCCTTGCCCGCACTGTCCTGCCCGGTTTCTCCACTCATACGACCTCAAAAACCACCTGTCCCTCCACAGTGGGGCGAGGCCCTTTGAGTGCCCGCTCTGCCACAAGGCCTTTGCCCGAGAGGACCATCTCCAGCGTCACCGCAAGGGACACAGCTGCCTGGAGCTGCGCACACGCCGGCCCAGACGTGGGGCTGAGTTTGGGGAAGATGGGAGTGAGGACGGAGGCGGGAGAGAGCAGTCCAACCCTCTGGAGGCTCCATCTTTACAGGCCCACTCCTCGGCGTTGTTCCCTCGGGCAATGCTTGGTGATGGGAGTGGGTCCAGCATCGGCCCCCCGCTAATGTTTCAAGGTGACGTTGAGAGGGAGCGGTCTCTTGCCTTTCAAGCTTTGGCTCAACTTGTGCCTCACAGGCTGGCGGGCTACCCTGAGCTTTTCTTGCGAGGTCAGGAGCTGCGAGGGggcagagaggcagagggagaagaTCCAGGAGGAACCCACTCGCCGGATGCGCAGCGCGACCGATGGGCTGACGAAGTTGAAGAGGAActtggagaagaagaagcagaggaggaggaatag
- the zbtb7b gene encoding zinc finger and BTB domain-containing protein 7B isoform X2, translated as MTSADLRAEDQRGGGQARGRIKQVPIFSWVYGPEVAMSPGEDGLIGIPFPEHSNELLSHLNDQRRTGLLCDLTLTSRGARYPTHRSVMAAVSLYFRRLFGAEEGGGEGGGGFSVCQLDCVAPDALDALLEFAYTATLTIPSSGMRDVLRGAQLLGIQCVADACRDILGETAQAEGETAEEQRAHHTATERMVRGESRVERGSRRKTDKKKVKKVGSHHINSSVLNPPPASPVTHPSPVSDSLRSLPSTQPPSPEQEELRFKSRQNGDPSAIKKPGRGATLNGGLLHWLHERPHIAHPPPVPPLNDKLSEDEDMEIFGDDGMLMESTSLPTSVAVRRAAASAAGGGRKRKSQTPQQCPVCQKIIHGAGKLPRHMRTHTGEKPFQCSACGVRFTRNDKLKIHMRKHTGERPYPCPHCPARFLHSYDLKNHLSLHSGARPFECPLCHKAFAREDHLQRHRKGHSCLELRTRRPRRGAEFGEDGSEDGGGREQSNPLEAPSLQAHSSALFPRAMLGDGSGSSIGPPLMFQGDVERERSLAFQALAQLVPHRLAGYPELFLRGQELRGGREAEGEDPGGTHSPDAQRDRWADEVEEELGEEEAEEEE; from the exons GTGGCAATGTCTCCAGGAGAGGACGGTCTGATTGGGATCCCCTTCCCGGAGCACAGCAACGAGCTCTTGTCCCACCTAAATGACCAGAGGAGGACAGGACTACTCTGTGACCTGACTCTGACATCCCGCGGGGCTCGCTACCCAACTCATCgctctgtcatggccgccgtcaGTCTCTACTTCCGCCGGCTGTTCGGAGCAGAGGAGGGGGGCGGCGAGGGCGGAGGAGGTTTTAGCGTATGCCAGCTGGACTGTGTGGCACCCGACGCTCTGGACGCTCTGCTGGAGTTTGCCTACACTGCCACCCTGACCATCCCTAGCTCTGGGATGAGAGATGTGCTGCGAGGGGCTCAGCTTCTGGGCATCCAGTGTGTTGCTGACGCGTGCAGAGACATCCTGGGGGAGACGGCTCAGGCGGAGGGGGAGACGGCAGAGGAACAGAGAGCCCATCACACAGCCACTGAGAGGATggtgagaggagagagcaggGTGGAGAGAGGGTCCCgaagaaaaactgacaaaaagaaGGTGAAAAAAGTAGGGTCACATCACATCAACTCCTCGGTTTTGAACCCACCGCCTGCTTCTCCCGTCACGCACCCTTCGCCTGTGTCCGACAGCCTTCGCTCCCTGCCGTCTACCCAGCCTCCGAGCCCTGAACAGGAGGAGCTTCGCTTCAAATCCAGGCAGAACGGAGATCCCAGTGCGATCAAAAAGCCAGGTAGAGGGGCCACACTAAATGGTGGGCTTCTTCACTGGCTGCATGAGCGCCCCCATATAGCCCATCCTCCGCCTGTCCCACCCTTGAATGACAAGCTGTCAGAGGATGAGGACATGGAGATTTTTGGCGACGATGGTATGCTGATGGAAAGCACCTCCTTACCTACCTCGGTAGCTGTTCGAAGAGCGGCGGCATCAGCAGCAGGAggtgggaggaagagaaagtCTCAGACGCCCCAGCAGTGCCCTGTTTGTCAGAAGATCATCCATGGAGCAGGAAAACTGCCCCGACACATGAGGacacacactggagagaagccctTCCAGTGCTCTGCTTGCGGAGTCCGTTTCACCCG gAATGATAAGTTGAAGATCCACATGAGGAAACACACTGGTGAGCGTCCTTACCCTTGCCCGCACTGTCCTGCCCGGTTTCTCCACTCATACGACCTCAAAAACCACCTGTCCCTCCACAGTGGGGCGAGGCCCTTTGAGTGCCCGCTCTGCCACAAGGCCTTTGCCCGAGAGGACCATCTCCAGCGTCACCGCAAGGGACACAGCTGCCTGGAGCTGCGCACACGCCGGCCCAGACGTGGGGCTGAGTTTGGGGAAGATGGGAGTGAGGACGGAGGCGGGAGAGAGCAGTCCAACCCTCTGGAGGCTCCATCTTTACAGGCCCACTCCTCGGCGTTGTTCCCTCGGGCAATGCTTGGTGATGGGAGTGGGTCCAGCATCGGCCCCCCGCTAATGTTTCAAGGTGACGTTGAGAGGGAGCGGTCTCTTGCCTTTCAAGCTTTGGCTCAACTTGTGCCTCACAGGCTGGCGGGCTACCCTGAGCTTTTCTTGCGAGGTCAGGAGCTGCGAGGGggcagagaggcagagggagaagaTCCAGGAGGAACCCACTCGCCGGATGCGCAGCGCGACCGATGGGCTGACGAAGTTGAAGAGGAActtggagaagaagaagcagaggaggaggaatag
- the zbtb7b gene encoding zinc finger and BTB domain-containing protein 7B isoform X1: MCMTSADLRAEDQRGGGQARGRIKQVPIFSWVYGPEVAMSPGEDGLIGIPFPEHSNELLSHLNDQRRTGLLCDLTLTSRGARYPTHRSVMAAVSLYFRRLFGAEEGGGEGGGGFSVCQLDCVAPDALDALLEFAYTATLTIPSSGMRDVLRGAQLLGIQCVADACRDILGETAQAEGETAEEQRAHHTATERMVRGESRVERGSRRKTDKKKVKKVGSHHINSSVLNPPPASPVTHPSPVSDSLRSLPSTQPPSPEQEELRFKSRQNGDPSAIKKPGRGATLNGGLLHWLHERPHIAHPPPVPPLNDKLSEDEDMEIFGDDGMLMESTSLPTSVAVRRAAASAAGGGRKRKSQTPQQCPVCQKIIHGAGKLPRHMRTHTGEKPFQCSACGVRFTRNDKLKIHMRKHTGERPYPCPHCPARFLHSYDLKNHLSLHSGARPFECPLCHKAFAREDHLQRHRKGHSCLELRTRRPRRGAEFGEDGSEDGGGREQSNPLEAPSLQAHSSALFPRAMLGDGSGSSIGPPLMFQGDVERERSLAFQALAQLVPHRLAGYPELFLRGQELRGGREAEGEDPGGTHSPDAQRDRWADEVEEELGEEEAEEEE, encoded by the exons GTGGCAATGTCTCCAGGAGAGGACGGTCTGATTGGGATCCCCTTCCCGGAGCACAGCAACGAGCTCTTGTCCCACCTAAATGACCAGAGGAGGACAGGACTACTCTGTGACCTGACTCTGACATCCCGCGGGGCTCGCTACCCAACTCATCgctctgtcatggccgccgtcaGTCTCTACTTCCGCCGGCTGTTCGGAGCAGAGGAGGGGGGCGGCGAGGGCGGAGGAGGTTTTAGCGTATGCCAGCTGGACTGTGTGGCACCCGACGCTCTGGACGCTCTGCTGGAGTTTGCCTACACTGCCACCCTGACCATCCCTAGCTCTGGGATGAGAGATGTGCTGCGAGGGGCTCAGCTTCTGGGCATCCAGTGTGTTGCTGACGCGTGCAGAGACATCCTGGGGGAGACGGCTCAGGCGGAGGGGGAGACGGCAGAGGAACAGAGAGCCCATCACACAGCCACTGAGAGGATggtgagaggagagagcaggGTGGAGAGAGGGTCCCgaagaaaaactgacaaaaagaaGGTGAAAAAAGTAGGGTCACATCACATCAACTCCTCGGTTTTGAACCCACCGCCTGCTTCTCCCGTCACGCACCCTTCGCCTGTGTCCGACAGCCTTCGCTCCCTGCCGTCTACCCAGCCTCCGAGCCCTGAACAGGAGGAGCTTCGCTTCAAATCCAGGCAGAACGGAGATCCCAGTGCGATCAAAAAGCCAGGTAGAGGGGCCACACTAAATGGTGGGCTTCTTCACTGGCTGCATGAGCGCCCCCATATAGCCCATCCTCCGCCTGTCCCACCCTTGAATGACAAGCTGTCAGAGGATGAGGACATGGAGATTTTTGGCGACGATGGTATGCTGATGGAAAGCACCTCCTTACCTACCTCGGTAGCTGTTCGAAGAGCGGCGGCATCAGCAGCAGGAggtgggaggaagagaaagtCTCAGACGCCCCAGCAGTGCCCTGTTTGTCAGAAGATCATCCATGGAGCAGGAAAACTGCCCCGACACATGAGGacacacactggagagaagccctTCCAGTGCTCTGCTTGCGGAGTCCGTTTCACCCG gAATGATAAGTTGAAGATCCACATGAGGAAACACACTGGTGAGCGTCCTTACCCTTGCCCGCACTGTCCTGCCCGGTTTCTCCACTCATACGACCTCAAAAACCACCTGTCCCTCCACAGTGGGGCGAGGCCCTTTGAGTGCCCGCTCTGCCACAAGGCCTTTGCCCGAGAGGACCATCTCCAGCGTCACCGCAAGGGACACAGCTGCCTGGAGCTGCGCACACGCCGGCCCAGACGTGGGGCTGAGTTTGGGGAAGATGGGAGTGAGGACGGAGGCGGGAGAGAGCAGTCCAACCCTCTGGAGGCTCCATCTTTACAGGCCCACTCCTCGGCGTTGTTCCCTCGGGCAATGCTTGGTGATGGGAGTGGGTCCAGCATCGGCCCCCCGCTAATGTTTCAAGGTGACGTTGAGAGGGAGCGGTCTCTTGCCTTTCAAGCTTTGGCTCAACTTGTGCCTCACAGGCTGGCGGGCTACCCTGAGCTTTTCTTGCGAGGTCAGGAGCTGCGAGGGggcagagaggcagagggagaagaTCCAGGAGGAACCCACTCGCCGGATGCGCAGCGCGACCGATGGGCTGACGAAGTTGAAGAGGAActtggagaagaagaagcagaggaggaggaatag
- the LOC117946728 gene encoding NADH dehydrogenase [ubiquinone] flavoprotein 1, mitochondrial-like, whose protein sequence is MLPRRMLWGAVVRQVAPGLTYSTAAQPQVKQKKTTFGPLSDEDRIFTNLYGRHNWRLEGSLRRGDWYKTKEILLKGSDWILNEVKISGLRGRGGAGFPTGMKWSFMNKPSDGRPKYLVVNADEGEPGTCKDREIMRHDPHKLIEGCLIAGRAMGARAAYIYIRGEFYNESSNLQVAINEAYKAGLIGKNACGSGFDFDVFVMRGAGAYICGEETALIESLEGKQGKPRLKPPFPADIGVFGCPTTVSNVETVAAAPAICRRGGAWFASFGRERNSGTKLFNISGHVNAPCTVEEEMSIPLRELIERHAGGVRGGWDNLLGVIPGGSSTPIIPRHVCDDVLMDFDDLVRAETALGTAAIIVLDKSTDVIQAIARLVEFYKHESCGQCTPCREGVDWMDKMMGRFVRGEAAASEIDMIWELSKQIEGHTICALGDGAAWPVQGLIRHFRPVMESRITQYDKTNPPR, encoded by the exons ATGCTGCCTCGGCGGATGCTGTGGGGCGCTGTGGTGCGTCAGGTAGCTCCGGGTCTGACCTACAGCACTGCAGCACAGCCGCAG GTAAAGCAAAAAAAGACCACATTTGGCCCTCTGAGTGACGAAGACCGGATATTCACCAACTTATATGGCCGGCATAACTGGAG ACTCGAGGGCTCACTGAGACGAGGAGACTGGTATAAGACTAAAGAGATCCTACTGAAGGGATCAGACTGGATCCTGAATGAGGTAAAAATCTCCGGGCTTCgaggcagaggaggagcaggCTTCCCCACTGGCATGAAGTGGAGCTTCATGAACAAACCCAGCGATGGCAG GCCAAAGTACCTGGTGGTGAATGCTGATGAGGGTGAGCCTGGGACATGTAAAGACCGTGAGATAATGCGCCACGACCCCCACAAGCTAATAGAAGGCTGCCTGATCGCCGGGAGGGCCATGGGCGCTCGTGCTGCCTACATCTATATCCGAGGAGAGTTTTATAATGAGTCATCAAATCTACAG GTGGCTATCAATGAGGCATACAAAGCAGGGCTGATAGGCAAGAACGCCTGTGGCTCTGGGTTTGactttgatgtgtttgtgaTGCGGGGGGCCGGAGCCTACATCTGCGGGGAGGAGACAGCTCTCATCGAGTCTCTTGAGGGCAAACAAGGGAAACCTAGACTCAAGCCGCCATTCCCTGCAGACATAG GGGTATTTGGATGCCCGACAACAGTTTCCAACGTGGAGACAGTTGCTGCGGCGCCTGCGATCTGTCGTCGAGGCGGAGCTTGGTTTGCTAGCTTTGGGAGAGAGCGGAACTCTGGGACAAAGCTGTTCAACATCTCCGGACACGTGAACGCACCATGCACGGTGGAGGAGGAGATGTCTATTCCTCTGAGGGAGCTAATAGAGAGACACgcag GGGGAGTCAGGGGCGGATGGGACAATCTATTAGGAGTGATCCCAGGGGGGTCCTCGACTCCGATTATCCCTCGCCATGTGTGCGACGATGTTTTGATGGATTTCGATGATCTGGTCCGTGCTGAGACTGCACTGGGAACTGCTGCCATCATAGTTTTGGATAAATCG ACCGATGTGATCCAAGCCATCGCACGTTTGGTTGAGTTCTACAAACATGAGAGCTGTGGCCAGTGCACCCCCTGCAGAGAGG GAGTCGACTGGATGGATAAAATGATGGGGAGGTTTGTTCGAGGAGAAGCAGCAGCTTCAGAAATCGACATGATCTGGGAGCTAAGCAAGCAAATAGAGGGACACACCATCTGTGCCCTGGGGGACGGAGCGGCCTGGCCTGTGCAG GGACTGATCCGTCACTTCCGGCCGGTAATGGAGAGCCGCATCACTCAGtatgacaaaacaaatcctCCAAGATAG